The Nitrospirota bacterium DNA segment AAGGAACGGGTTGCCTACCATGAAGTGGGCCATGCGTTGGTGGCCCTGTCGTTCCCGGGGGCAGACCCGATTCAGAAAATCTCGATCATTCCTCGCGGGATTGCCGCGTTGGGCTACACCCTTCAGCTCCCGACCGAGGATCGTTTTCTCATGACGAAGACGGAGCTGGAGAACAAGGTCGCCGTGTTACTCGGAGGGCGGATTGCGGAAGAGTTGATGTTTGGCGAGGCCTCCACGGGAGCGCAGAACGACCTGGTCAAGGCCACGGACATTGCCAAGAGTATGGTCAAGTCCTACGGGATGAGCGACAAGCTGGGGACGGTCACGCTCGATCGTGAGCGCCAGCCGTTTTTGATGCAGATCCAGGCGCCTCAGGACAAAGGCGACTACTCGGAAGAGACCGCCCGTGAGATCGACTGCGAAGTCCGCCGGATCATCGACGAGCAGTACGAGTCGGTGAAGCGGCTGTTGGCGGAGCAGAAGGCCTCGCTCCTCGAAGGCGCGAAGCAGTTGCTCGAGCGCGAGGTGATCACCGGGGCGGAACTCAAAGCGATTATGGACACATAGGAGTGTGACGGCTATGTCGGCGGCCGCTCGATTGGAACAAGCGGGCATCACGATCGGTCACGACCAGATCGTGCATTGTGTCGGCCCCTGGACACTCGACTACCTACTGGATCTTGAACGAGAGCTGGAGAGCCTGTCGTGGCCACGGTCGAGAGAGCTGGTGTGCGAAGCGGGGCATGTCACAGCGATGGATACGGGCGGAGCCGTGCTGTTGTACCGAACGGTGGCGCATCTCCGCCGCCAAGGGCGGCAGGTGTCGGTCCAGGGGTTGCGTGCTGAGTTCGCCGAGCTGCTTCAACTGGTGTCGGCCAATTGGGATCGCATCGATGCGGCTCCGTCGCCAACAGCTGGCTGGCTGGAGCGGCTGAGTCGATTCATCGAGGATCGCGTCCGGCACGTGGTGACGGCGCTTGGGTTTATCGGTGAGAGCACGGTCGCGGTGTGGCGGGCGCTCAAGAATCCGTCGCTCATTCGTTGGCGGGCGCTGTTCAGAAGTCTCGAACTGGACGGATTCAATGCGCTGCCCATCACGGGCCTTCTCGCCTTCCTGATCGGAGTGGTGATCTCCTATCAGGGGGCGGAGCAGTTACGGAAGTTCGGCACCAATATTTTCGTGGTGGATCTGGTCGGGATTTCGTTGCTGCGCGAGATCTCTCCGTTGATCGTTGCCATTTTGATCGCCGGCCGCTCCGGTTCGGCCTATGCCGCGCAGATCGGCACGATGAAGGTGACTGAGGAACTGGACGCGGTCCAAACGTTAGGCCTCTCGCCGATGCAGTTGCTGGTCCTGCCAAGGGTCTTCGCGCTGATGATCGCGCTGCCGTTACTGACGGTCTACGCGGACGGGTTGGGCGTATTCGGTGGCATGTTGATCGCGTCGAATTTGCTCAATGTCAGTTTCACCGAGTTTGTCTCACGCTTTGAAGAGGCCGTGGCGGTACGTCATTTTCTCATCGGAATCGTGAAGGCGCCTGTCTTCGCGATGATCATTGCATTGGTGGGTTGTTATCAGGGGTTTCAGATCAGGGGGGGCGTGGATGATGTGGGGCGGTACACGACCACCAGCGTGGTGCAGAGTATCTTCCTGGTCATCGTGTTCGATGCCATGTGCAGCATTGTGCTCAACTGGTGGGATTTGTAAGGGATGTTGAACATCCCTTGGAGCAGGCAGAGGAACTGCAGGTAATGGCTATCGTGGCGAACGAGAAGACTGTGCCGGTCATTGAGGTCAGCCATGTCGCCACCAGGTTTGGACAGGCCGTCGTGCACAAGGATGTGAGTTTGACGATTTATCGGGGCGAGATCTTTGCCATCGCCGGAGGGAACGGGTGCGGCAAGTCCACACTCATGCGGGAGATCGTCGGATTGCATGCGCCCTCTTCAGGCTCGACCAGCCTGTTTGGGATCGACAGCCGGTTGTTGGGGGACGGGCATCCGCAAAACGTCTATCGCCGGTTCGGTGTGATGTTTCAGCAGGGCGCCTTGTTCAGTTCTCTGACGCTGGAGGAGAATGTCGCAGCGCCACTCAAGGAGCACACGAAGCTGAAACCTGAACTCATTCAGGACATCGTCGCATTGAAAATTGCCTCGGTGGGATTGCCTGCGGACAGCGTTGCGAAATTTCCGAACGAACTCAGTGGCGGCATGAGGCGGCGCGCGGCCCTGGCACGGGCCATCGTGATGGACCCGGAGGTGTTGTTTCTCGATGAGCCGACTGCCGGCTTGGATCCGATCATCGCGGCCGGGTTCGATGAACTGGTGCTGCAACTCAAAGCCTTACTAGGGCTCACAGTGGTGATGGTGACCCACGATCTCGATTCGCTCTGGCGGATTTCAGACCGTGTCGCGTTGCTGGGCAATGGCGTAGTCCTGGGGGTCGGGAGTATGCAGGAATTGTCGGGCTCGGCCGACCCGATGGTTCGCGAATATTTCCATGGCCCGCGCGGACGCGCGGCGGAAGCGCAACATGGGTAGCGAGTATGGACAATAAGGTCAATTACGTCGTCGTCGGAGCCTTTGTCGCGGTCTTAGGGGCGGCGATTCTGCTGGTCGT contains these protein-coding regions:
- a CDS encoding MlaE family lipid ABC transporter permease subunit; this encodes MSAAARLEQAGITIGHDQIVHCVGPWTLDYLLDLERELESLSWPRSRELVCEAGHVTAMDTGGAVLLYRTVAHLRRQGRQVSVQGLRAEFAELLQLVSANWDRIDAAPSPTAGWLERLSRFIEDRVRHVVTALGFIGESTVAVWRALKNPSLIRWRALFRSLELDGFNALPITGLLAFLIGVVISYQGAEQLRKFGTNIFVVDLVGISLLREISPLIVAILIAGRSGSAYAAQIGTMKVTEELDAVQTLGLSPMQLLVLPRVFALMIALPLLTVYADGLGVFGGMLIASNLLNVSFTEFVSRFEEAVAVRHFLIGIVKAPVFAMIIALVGCYQGFQIRGGVDDVGRYTTTSVVQSIFLVIVFDAMCSIVLNWWDL
- a CDS encoding ATP-binding cassette domain-containing protein gives rise to the protein MAIVANEKTVPVIEVSHVATRFGQAVVHKDVSLTIYRGEIFAIAGGNGCGKSTLMREIVGLHAPSSGSTSLFGIDSRLLGDGHPQNVYRRFGVMFQQGALFSSLTLEENVAAPLKEHTKLKPELIQDIVALKIASVGLPADSVAKFPNELSGGMRRRAALARAIVMDPEVLFLDEPTAGLDPIIAAGFDELVLQLKALLGLTVVMVTHDLDSLWRISDRVALLGNGVVLGVGSMQELSGSADPMVREYFHGPRGRAAEAQHG